The Coffea arabica cultivar ET-39 chromosome 2c, Coffea Arabica ET-39 HiFi, whole genome shotgun sequence genome includes the window AGGCCACCAACAAAGGTGGGTGTCACTTTCTAAGACAAGGGACTAGTCAAAACAGTCTTCCTTTCCAGCACTGCAAACTGCATATATCTTACAAACACATACCTGCACAACATGCATATTCTTTAGCAGTGTAATTCTACCACACGTGACGATccctttttgtttgaaataGGAAAAATAGAGTTGAACCCATAATGCCAATTGAAAAGTAGATTTTGATTCAGCATTCCAAGTAACAAGTCTGGTGAGTGACAAGTCTCCCTCCTTCCATCACGATTCTGTGATCTGCTTCTCATAGGCAGAGGGAGCAGCTCTTTTGTTGTTACCATTTAATGTTTCTTGGAGTTTTTCTTCAACCTGGTCTTGTTTCTGTTTTTGCAGATGCCAATTTCTGTTGGATATACTTGCAGCATTTATTGCCGCTGTTTGAGAAGAATTTGACAAGTGGGGTCAGAAAGCCACTATTTGAGCGCGTTGATATTGTGCATGATTCTTGTTAAAAGTGATTAGAGCTAAATGGGGCTTGATACTTCATATCACAAGCGCTCAAAGAGGTAGCATTCTTTATTCCTCTGCTGCAATGTGTTTTCTCCATTATGCTTTCTGTTTaaattgtttcccttttctttttgagGAATGATCTGCAATGCATACCTGCCAAAGTAATTCCTGGATTATCATACTCGTTCACAACTAGAATTGATTTATTTCAAATTTAAGTTTTCCTAGGATTGCTTGTATAATCTTCTGACAGGGTTTCTGACTTGTTCCTTGCTCTGTTTCAACTTAGAAGACACTCGTTCAAAGAAATTTTTAGTTTCATTGCTAGATGGTATAAACTACTTCCAAGTAGCAGAGCAAGTTTTACTGCCCCCTTTGTTCTTGCCGGAAAGAAAATTTAGCATGAATCGGAAGAAGGCGGAACAGATTATCTTAGACTTTGCCTGACATTTGAGGGAAAATCAGTTGACTACATTATATCCCGATCACTGGAAAACTTTTTGATGTTGTCTAATCTGCACGAACATATGTACCAACTAAACATAAGCTACCTTATTGTTGCTGCATTGAGGAAGGCTATCCACAACTTAATATTGTTGCTTCTCTAATTCTGCAGTGACTACTCTGGTAATATCTTTGAGGAAGAGAAATTCAGTAATCTCCTGAAGTCTTCATATCTTTCTGAGATGGTATAAATCAACTCACTAGATCTTCTATCTCATTTCACACCCAGTGCTAATTATTTGCGTCTTTTCATGTCAAACGTTGATCTCTCATAGGACATGGGGCAGCTGAAGAGTAGTATTGAACCCAAGAAGAGGCCCTTGACTGATTCCATGGTTCAAAATACATTGAAGGAAGAGGTTCAATTGGATTTATTTTCTCATGCATGTCTTGAGATTTCAGTGATTAACTTCGGCTGTATTACTGCTGTCATCCTTATTTCTTTGTTGCTTGCTCAATGATTttgcaatttaaaaattttaaggcTATGTAACTTGAATAGCCTTAGGAATCTAAAATCTTCATAGAGTTTGGGCATATTTGAGAAAAACAAAGCATGAGCTGAAAAAAGGTTTTCTCAGGTAGAGCGGTGAAGATACGAGCATAGAGTTTTGTGTTCCTATCATAATTATTATGCTACCAAAGAATAAATTAGGCAGaggaagagggaaaaaaaaaaagtagctaACATgttcatctctctctctctctctctctgctgGTAAGGGTATCTGCAGGGTTGTTTTCTTCCGTGTTTTTGCTGTAATACTTTCTTCCAACTTCTTGCAGATTTTAGAGCTTCAAAAACAACTTGAGAACCAGTTTGCAATGCGCCAAGCACTACAAAGGGCATTGTGTCACAAACCTTTCTTGCATGATTCCTCAttagaaaactccatttccaagGTTGTTCTTTCTCATTTTGTATTCATCTCTTTCAGAAGGTTCTTTGTcatttgcagctcaaaatgaccATCTCATTGGGTTAAGAAGCAACTGGCCAGACTTTGCTTCATAAAATCACTAGAAAGTCCTCATCATGTTGTGTTCGCCATTTCATTCTTCAGCCTGGATTGCATAGACAAAGGCATAAAGGATATTACAGATACCGGCAATTTTGTCTTCTCCTTCATTTCACTGGACAATCCGTCACTCCTTTCCACTGTTATTGAAATAATACCTGGGTTATAGAAGCTTACAAAATAGGAAAATCAGATGCTATTTACGAAGAAATGgtaacaaaaaaggaaaaaaaaaagagatataaCAGATCATAAACGAATTGAGCTCCATTTTGTACTTCATGAAGTTATACAGCTCTTGCTATTTAGATGGAGTGTCTATGATCCATATTTTGGTTTATGTTGTTCAAGTTACTGAATTCTCTCCAGACCAACAAATTGACCGTATTTGCTTTCAGCCAGCTAAGGACCTTATAAAAGACATTGCCACTTTGGAGTTGGAGGTTGTCTAcctggaaaagtatcttctttCCATGTACAGGAAAACTTTTGCAAAAAGGTTGATTCCCTCATCTATGACTAGAGAAAAGCCAAATCAAAATTCACCTCCCAAGGAACAGGTCTCTTCAGAATTTCCTCAGAATGACAGTTCAGAGGATTCACCTACCAATGCTGAACATTTGATGCCACCTGGAGGTTCATCAGCTAGTCCACTTAATGACAGTTTGGGATCTCAGATACTTGAAGATTATAGTATTCACCGCAGCCACTCATCACTATCTCATCGGTCAGCAGTTGGTGTGAAAACTTCTCCTTCGCTGGGACCACTGGCAGTAGAAGAAGCTGTGGAATCATACCATTCATTACCTTTATTTATGCTGGAGGTGAGTAAAGATGAATCAATTCATGTTTATATCGTATCTATGAGTTATCTGTGAAGTAGACCTACCAATTTCACTTACCGCTTATCCACTATTATTAGTTTTATCGTTATTTACAAATGTCTTGTAAAGTTATACCCAAAAAGAATTTAAATTAGGGCAATGCTTTAACCTGATATATGTGGGAAGACATGTAACAAGGCCATTTGGTGTCGCCTCTGAGGTAAGTGGAGTTTTTGTTTGCAACTATCTTCTATGTATACTCATAAAACTTTTCATGCATTTCCATGGTTCAATCTAGTTTATAAGGCCAtctttttccctttattttATGGGTTTTTGCCCCCCATTTTAATATATAGATTGCAGTTCCATCAATCTCTTGTACCTTGGCGGCTTGGCCTGATTACTTGAGGCAATAAATTTTTAAGCTTGATGTAAAGTAGAAGTAATTTTTATGTATTGATGTCCAATTTAAATAATGTTGGCAACCCAATGTCACCAGAGGGCTCAGGGAAGTTCAAATGTTAGTCTGCCAGAGCATCTCGTCCCCAGTGTGCAGGATCGTGCTTGGGGAAGTCCAAATAGAATTTCCGAGGAGATGATTAAATGCATTTCAGCAATATGTTGTAAACTTGCTGACCCTCCTTTGAACAATTATGGTTTCCCTTCATCCCCTGGATCAATTTCATCATCTAGAAGTTCTCCACGGGATCAGAATCATAATTGGAGCCAACATTG containing:
- the LOC113726361 gene encoding uncharacterized protein isoform X2; amino-acid sequence: MGLDTSYHKRSKSDYSGNIFEEEKFSNLLKSSYLSEMDMGQLKSSIEPKKRPLTDSMVQNTLKEEPAKDLIKDIATLELEVVYLEKYLLSMYRKTFAKRLIPSSMTREKPNQNSPPKEQVSSEFPQNDSSEDSPTNAEHLMPPGGSSASPLNDSLGSQILEDYSIHRSHSSLSHRSAVGVKTSPSLGPLAVEEAVESYHSLPLFMLERAQGSSNVSLPEHLVPSVQDRAWGSPNRISEEMIKCISAICCKLADPPLNNYGFPSSPGSISSSRSSPRDQNHNWSQHCSESSLFNSWLDNSFRIESPKEFSFPFQTVAEIHGICRDQKSLNKVEDMIQKFRSLISFLEFVDPKKMKHEEKLAFWINVHNALVMHAYLVYGIPRSNIKRMSLLLKAAYNIGGHTVSVDMIQSSILGCRLPRPGQWLQSLFFSPAKYRAGDTCKLFATGHPEPRLYFALCSGSHSDPMLRVYTPRRVFQELEVAKEEYIQTNLRTQKDLKLLLPKRVDSFVKELDLCPSGFAELIEHALPGFLREKFQQPQQGKFWKKIVWVPHDFTFRYLIADELVN
- the LOC113726361 gene encoding uncharacterized protein isoform X1 codes for the protein MGLDTSYHKRSKSDYSGNIFEEEKFSNLLKSSYLSEMDMGQLKSSIEPKKRPLTDSMVQNTLKEEILELQKQLENQFAMRQALQRALCHKPFLHDSSLENSISKPAKDLIKDIATLELEVVYLEKYLLSMYRKTFAKRLIPSSMTREKPNQNSPPKEQVSSEFPQNDSSEDSPTNAEHLMPPGGSSASPLNDSLGSQILEDYSIHRSHSSLSHRSAVGVKTSPSLGPLAVEEAVESYHSLPLFMLERAQGSSNVSLPEHLVPSVQDRAWGSPNRISEEMIKCISAICCKLADPPLNNYGFPSSPGSISSSRSSPRDQNHNWSQHCSESSLFNSWLDNSFRIESPKEFSFPFQTVAEIHGICRDQKSLNKVEDMIQKFRSLISFLEFVDPKKMKHEEKLAFWINVHNALVMHAYLVYGIPRSNIKRMSLLLKAAYNIGGHTVSVDMIQSSILGCRLPRPGQWLQSLFFSPAKYRAGDTCKLFATGHPEPRLYFALCSGSHSDPMLRVYTPRRVFQELEVAKEEYIQTNLRTQKDLKLLLPKRVDSFVKELDLCPSGFAELIEHALPGFLREKFQQPQQGKFWKKIVWVPHDFTFRYLIADELVN